One Streptomyces sp. B21-105 genomic region harbors:
- a CDS encoding class I SAM-dependent methyltransferase: protein MAPQDAILGWDADTNAEAYNTFTRDHPMYDATSRDLARRGHLADASLVVDLCGGAGATARAILDLIPDHARVVSIDNAAAMQRVGRRTLTDARLTWITAPAERLADHLHASSADAVVCNSAIWKTDTAAVFAAVAHLLRPGGHFVFNIGGGFAGVRHPDELSARTGPSLNALIRQVAAECHGYTPPPKDADGPPKLPLETVTEQLSAAGLTVVGTEVTAQHSTMAEKKAWLSIPVFAMPEGDFTHAQRMQILDTAYAMTTPDAPAVTSWLVVVAQRPQAAA, encoded by the coding sequence ATGGCACCCCAGGACGCCATCCTCGGCTGGGACGCGGACACCAACGCCGAGGCGTACAACACCTTCACCCGCGACCACCCCATGTACGACGCGACCAGCCGCGACCTCGCCCGCCGAGGCCATCTGGCCGACGCCAGCCTGGTGGTCGACCTGTGCGGCGGCGCCGGCGCGACCGCCCGCGCGATCCTCGACCTGATCCCGGACCACGCCAGGGTCGTCTCCATCGACAACGCCGCCGCGATGCAGCGTGTCGGCCGCCGCACCCTGACCGACGCCCGCCTGACCTGGATCACCGCCCCGGCCGAACGGCTCGCCGACCACCTCCACGCCAGCAGCGCCGATGCCGTGGTGTGCAACTCCGCGATCTGGAAGACCGATACCGCCGCGGTGTTCGCGGCCGTCGCCCACCTCCTGCGCCCAGGCGGACACTTCGTCTTCAACATCGGTGGCGGCTTCGCCGGCGTCCGGCACCCCGATGAACTGTCCGCCCGCACCGGGCCTTCCCTGAACGCCCTCATCCGTCAAGTCGCCGCTGAGTGCCACGGATACACCCCGCCGCCGAAGGACGCGGACGGGCCGCCGAAGCTGCCGCTGGAGACGGTTACCGAGCAGCTGTCAGCAGCCGGACTGACGGTCGTCGGCACCGAGGTCACCGCCCAGCACAGCACCATGGCCGAGAAGAAGGCGTGGCTGTCCATCCCCGTCTTCGCGATGCCCGAGGGCGACTTCACCCACGCCCAGCGGATGCAGATCCTCGACACCGCCTACGCCATGACCACCCCCGATGCCCCGGCCGTGACGAGCTGGCTCGTCGTCGTCGCCCAACGGCCACAGGCCGCCGCATGA
- a CDS encoding NUDIX hydrolase — MTPSAPAPGGGARLCDHASVGVLISSPSGLLVFERATPPAGIAPVAGHVDEHGGPEQAARDEVTEEVGLNVTHLHLLLDQWRPNHCHRTPSGPVGHHWWIFQAEVSGALCPSPREIRAPRWIHPDQLQQHALRTAAYANGYLDREEFKREPGLEPVWCRFLHDLELVTLPSADLDRIEAVL, encoded by the coding sequence ATGACTCCGTCCGCCCCGGCTCCCGGCGGCGGGGCCCGCCTCTGTGACCACGCAAGCGTCGGGGTACTGATCTCCTCCCCGAGCGGCCTGCTGGTGTTCGAGCGGGCGACCCCTCCAGCCGGAATCGCCCCGGTCGCCGGTCACGTCGACGAGCACGGCGGCCCCGAGCAGGCCGCCCGCGACGAAGTCACCGAAGAGGTCGGCCTCAACGTCACCCACCTGCACCTGCTGCTGGACCAGTGGCGGCCCAACCACTGCCACCGCACGCCCAGCGGTCCGGTCGGCCACCACTGGTGGATCTTCCAGGCCGAGGTCTCCGGGGCGCTGTGCCCCTCGCCCCGGGAGATCCGCGCCCCTCGGTGGATCCACCCCGACCAGCTGCAGCAGCACGCGCTGCGCACCGCCGCGTACGCCAACGGATACCTGGACCGTGAGGAGTTCAAGCGCGAACCCGGCCTGGAGCCGGTGTGGTGCCGCTTCCTGCACGACCTTGAGCTCGTCACCCTGCCCTCGGCCGACCTCGACCGGATCGAGGCCGTCCTGTGA
- a CDS encoding NUDIX domain-containing protein — translation MNHGEVGQVILDEAVADARLAAWEFDGARAWLEEARRHLMEPLAAEVWVTDPAFEHVLLVKHRVRGWVPPGGKVEPGEAPRAAAARELLEETGLRSVLLPEPAAVAVRSYRADWSPTLGLSYAAVVGRDVPLAGEENQPAAWFRLDTSWDSVFPEDRERIRAHARRLAAGRAVGSR, via the coding sequence GTGAATCATGGTGAAGTCGGTCAGGTGATCTTGGACGAGGCTGTTGCGGATGCCCGCCTCGCCGCATGGGAGTTCGACGGTGCACGGGCCTGGCTGGAGGAAGCCCGTCGGCATCTGATGGAGCCGTTGGCGGCCGAGGTGTGGGTCACCGACCCTGCTTTCGAGCACGTCCTGCTGGTCAAGCACCGCGTGCGCGGATGGGTGCCGCCCGGTGGCAAGGTGGAGCCGGGCGAGGCACCGCGTGCGGCGGCGGCACGAGAGCTGCTGGAGGAGACCGGCCTGCGCAGCGTGCTGCTGCCCGAGCCCGCAGCCGTGGCGGTGCGTTCCTACCGGGCCGACTGGTCTCCGACGCTGGGCCTGTCCTACGCCGCGGTCGTCGGACGCGACGTACCGCTCGCCGGGGAGGAGAACCAGCCGGCGGCATGGTTCCGTCTGGACACGAGCTGGGACAGCGTCTTCCCCGAGGACCGCGAGCGGATCCGTGCGCACGCTCGCCGTCTGGCAGCCGGCCGGGCGGTCGGCTCCCGCTGA
- a CDS encoding aminoglycoside phosphotransferase family protein, with the protein MTDSTRLPSPLHAWVGSVLGPLDDVRDASHARDNSQVWRVTGPAGDHYVKVAPKPILYTRETRAYRQAVSHLGHGNAPVLRDSSAELLALILTAVDGEPLKEEESPARRRSAHRQAGQLLRRFHDAMTGTLDQPEAGAVVENTVAGLDKHLAEAGDHLAATEADLLRRLVSALPGCGPLPAGWRHGDFWERNLLWNGQRCALIDFERSEPGPCVADFVKLATSLWPDRPELRTALFEGYGRPLSEAEEYALTAFAAADAASALAYGPRHGDPLVTARGQRTVERLMQEGRL; encoded by the coding sequence ATGACGGACTCCACTCGCCTTCCCTCCCCGCTCCACGCCTGGGTGGGGAGCGTGCTGGGCCCCCTGGACGATGTGCGGGACGCCTCGCATGCCCGCGACAACTCACAGGTATGGAGGGTGACCGGACCCGCTGGCGACCACTACGTGAAAGTGGCGCCCAAGCCGATCCTCTACACGCGCGAGACCCGTGCCTACCGGCAGGCCGTTTCTCACCTCGGTCACGGCAATGCCCCGGTGCTGCGAGACAGTTCCGCGGAGCTGCTCGCCCTGATCCTGACCGCCGTGGACGGCGAGCCGTTGAAGGAAGAGGAGTCACCCGCGCGCCGCCGCTCGGCCCACCGGCAGGCCGGCCAGCTCCTGCGCCGCTTCCACGACGCGATGACCGGCACCCTCGACCAGCCGGAAGCCGGCGCAGTCGTCGAGAACACGGTGGCCGGCCTGGACAAGCACCTCGCCGAGGCCGGCGACCACCTGGCCGCTACGGAAGCCGACCTGCTGCGGCGCCTGGTGAGCGCGCTGCCCGGCTGCGGACCGCTACCGGCCGGGTGGCGGCACGGGGACTTCTGGGAGCGCAATCTGCTCTGGAACGGCCAACGCTGCGCATTGATCGACTTCGAGCGCAGCGAACCGGGTCCCTGTGTCGCCGACTTCGTCAAACTCGCCACCTCGCTGTGGCCTGATCGTCCTGAGCTGCGGACCGCCCTGTTCGAGGGGTACGGCCGGCCTCTGTCCGAGGCAGAGGAATACGCGCTGACAGCGTTCGCAGCAGCTGACGCCGCCAGCGCTCTCGCCTACGGTCCCCGGCACGGCGACCCGCTCGTGACCGCGCGCGGCCAGCGCACCGTCGAACGCCTGATGCAGGAGGGCCGTCTGTGA
- a CDS encoding ABC transporter ATP-binding protein, translated as MKRFFGKVRMAEPQVSEAERELFGGPLRYDMGWSQHEHAGLDLTMRSALRQMPRLVGAALRMAWSADRRALVAVAISELGQGIAAAVGLLAINAVMHALLGGGDAVERLHALLPGLLAAAGAAVVNSALAGWSTSRAGRLEPKVERIATTQYLAAATTVELEAIDDPEFRRLIDIAQYGPASARRMIGACVSALNSSISLIATAGVLTVLHPALLPMLLVIAAPRGWGAMRVAQERYVSMMSWIEHLRASRLIGNLLTERTASQEVRIHAVGPFLLDRYRRMAASAEAEQERLASSKAVTEWVASALSGLAMAATYGTMIWLVMAGHMSLAVAGTAVIAVRTGSASLGALVMNINQLHEESLYVRDHGQFLVEAAQRAIPQTGNPVPDQVKQVSLEHVTYRYPDRDAPALDDVTLTFPMGSVTAVVGENGSGKSTLMKILSGLLLPHDGTVKWGEADISQLERAQVFHRVSLLTQDFQRWPVTAAMNIRIGRPDHDASAHDLQQSVDYAGAGPVTAKLPNGLDSMLGRMFRGAIELSGGEWQKVGLARTHWRSSTSQLDSVLIVDEPTSALDPEAEIAAFDRIRRLAAPHRAVVLVTHRMSGVRHADHIYVLNQGRLVEHGIHDNLMAAGGRYAAMFATQAAQYAPTPNVPKPASPSVLDQA; from the coding sequence GTGAAGCGATTCTTCGGCAAGGTCCGCATGGCGGAGCCCCAGGTCTCCGAGGCAGAACGCGAGCTCTTCGGCGGGCCGTTGCGCTACGACATGGGCTGGTCCCAACACGAGCACGCGGGCCTGGACTTGACCATGCGATCGGCGCTGCGACAGATGCCCAGACTCGTCGGCGCTGCCCTGCGGATGGCCTGGAGCGCGGATCGCCGCGCGCTCGTGGCGGTGGCGATCAGCGAACTCGGCCAGGGCATCGCCGCCGCGGTCGGCCTGCTTGCCATCAACGCGGTCATGCACGCGCTGTTAGGGGGCGGAGACGCTGTCGAGAGGCTGCACGCCTTGCTGCCGGGCCTGCTCGCCGCCGCAGGCGCCGCCGTCGTGAACTCCGCCCTGGCCGGCTGGTCGACCTCGCGGGCCGGCCGCCTTGAGCCGAAGGTCGAGCGGATCGCCACCACGCAATACCTGGCCGCGGCCACCACCGTTGAACTCGAAGCCATCGACGACCCGGAGTTCCGGCGTCTGATCGACATCGCCCAGTACGGGCCCGCCTCCGCGCGCCGCATGATCGGCGCCTGTGTCTCCGCGCTGAACAGCAGCATCTCGCTGATCGCTACGGCCGGTGTGCTCACCGTCCTGCATCCAGCGCTGCTGCCCATGCTGCTGGTCATCGCCGCGCCCCGCGGTTGGGGCGCCATGCGGGTGGCGCAGGAGCGCTACGTGTCGATGATGAGCTGGATCGAGCATCTGCGGGCCAGCCGCCTCATCGGCAACCTCCTCACCGAACGCACCGCCTCACAAGAAGTGCGCATCCACGCCGTCGGTCCCTTCCTCCTCGACCGGTACCGGCGCATGGCCGCCAGCGCAGAGGCGGAGCAGGAACGTCTGGCCTCCAGCAAGGCCGTCACCGAATGGGTCGCCTCCGCGCTGTCCGGGCTGGCGATGGCCGCCACCTACGGAACGATGATCTGGCTGGTCATGGCCGGTCACATGAGCCTCGCCGTCGCCGGCACCGCAGTGATCGCGGTGCGGACCGGGTCGGCGAGCCTGGGCGCACTGGTGATGAACATCAACCAGCTGCACGAAGAGTCGCTCTACGTGCGGGACCACGGACAGTTCCTGGTCGAAGCTGCCCAACGCGCCATCCCCCAGACCGGCAACCCCGTCCCTGACCAGGTCAAGCAGGTCTCCCTGGAACACGTCACCTACCGGTATCCCGACCGCGACGCACCGGCCTTGGACGACGTCACGCTCACCTTCCCCATGGGGTCGGTCACCGCCGTCGTGGGCGAGAACGGCTCCGGCAAAAGCACCCTGATGAAGATCCTGTCCGGTCTGCTGCTGCCTCACGACGGCACGGTGAAGTGGGGCGAGGCCGACATCTCCCAGCTGGAACGGGCTCAGGTCTTCCACCGCGTCTCCCTGCTCACCCAGGACTTCCAGCGCTGGCCCGTCACGGCCGCGATGAACATCCGCATCGGCCGCCCCGACCACGACGCCTCGGCCCACGACCTGCAGCAGTCCGTCGACTACGCCGGAGCCGGGCCCGTCACCGCCAAACTCCCCAACGGGCTGGACAGCATGCTCGGCCGCATGTTCCGCGGAGCCATCGAACTCTCCGGCGGGGAATGGCAGAAAGTGGGTCTGGCCCGCACCCACTGGCGTAGCTCAACATCGCAACTGGACAGCGTCCTCATCGTCGACGAGCCCACCTCCGCCCTCGACCCCGAAGCCGAGATCGCTGCCTTCGACCGCATCCGGCGCCTCGCCGCCCCGCACCGGGCCGTCGTCCTGGTCACCCACCGCATGTCCGGCGTCCGCCACGCCGACCACATCTACGTCCTCAACCAAGGGCGCCTCGTCGAGCACGGCATCCACGACAACCTCATGGCCGCAGGCGGGCGGTACGCCGCCATGTTCGCCACCCAGGCCGCCCAGTACGCCCCGACCCCGAACGTCCCGAAGCCTGCTTCGCCCAGCGTCTTAGACCAGGCATGA
- a CDS encoding NUDIX hydrolase: protein MSAAQHAATRHAVWLGAAAIITDQVGRVLLVHPTYREDDRWLLPGGVVEPGEHPHAACQREITEELGLADLTLSGVLAVHSLSQHHPDIRPAAPCPGEIRYVFDGGTLTLDQAKVIRLPREELSEYAFLETRDAVQQLRPVDGQIMLAAYRARLGNTATAHLADGRHILDVPALDRHDVHVRYRPMWDSPLNRGPVPERLPVQQAWAWCFVPDGRVALVADPAPRGALPMLPGGTVEKADTTPEAALHREAAEEAQLTLTDPVRLGWVLDETGEVYGGVGPNARLRLAARVTGIGPAADDPATGRPFARLLATPAQAAALLGWGPPGARQARLATETARERWGLPTAGPTAIEEVPAEGMQLS from the coding sequence TTGTCGGCAGCGCAGCACGCCGCAACCCGGCACGCGGTGTGGCTCGGGGCCGCCGCGATCATCACCGACCAGGTCGGCCGCGTCCTGCTGGTCCACCCGACCTACCGCGAGGACGACCGGTGGCTGCTGCCCGGCGGAGTCGTCGAACCCGGCGAACACCCGCACGCCGCCTGCCAGCGCGAAATCACCGAGGAACTGGGCCTGGCGGACCTGACCCTGTCGGGCGTGCTTGCCGTCCACTCCCTCTCACAGCACCACCCAGACATCAGGCCCGCCGCGCCCTGCCCCGGAGAGATCCGATACGTCTTCGACGGCGGAACCCTCACCCTCGACCAAGCGAAGGTGATCCGCCTGCCTCGCGAGGAGCTGTCCGAGTACGCCTTCCTCGAAACCCGGGACGCGGTGCAGCAGCTGCGTCCCGTGGACGGGCAGATCATGCTCGCCGCCTACCGTGCCCGACTCGGGAACACCGCCACCGCTCACCTCGCCGACGGCCGGCACATCCTCGACGTCCCGGCGCTGGATCGCCATGACGTCCACGTCCGCTACCGGCCCATGTGGGACAGTCCCCTCAACCGTGGCCCTGTGCCCGAGCGGCTCCCCGTGCAGCAAGCCTGGGCGTGGTGCTTCGTTCCCGACGGCCGGGTCGCCCTCGTTGCCGACCCCGCCCCCCGGGGCGCCCTGCCCATGCTGCCAGGCGGCACCGTGGAGAAGGCCGATACGACGCCCGAGGCAGCCCTCCACCGCGAAGCCGCCGAGGAAGCCCAGCTCACCCTGACCGACCCGGTGCGACTGGGCTGGGTGCTCGACGAGACTGGCGAGGTCTACGGCGGGGTGGGGCCCAATGCCAGGCTCCGACTGGCCGCCCGTGTCACCGGCATCGGGCCGGCAGCCGACGACCCCGCCACCGGCCGCCCCTTCGCACGCCTGCTCGCCACCCCCGCCCAGGCAGCCGCCCTGCTCGGATGGGGCCCGCCGGGGGCGCGGCAAGCCCGCCTCGCCACTGAAACGGCCAGGGAGCGCTGGGGCCTGCCCACCGCTGGCCCCACCGCCATCGAGGAAGTCCCGGCGGAGGGGATGCAGCTGAGCTGA
- a CDS encoding NUDIX hydrolase — MPLSHHHIRTTVETYLARHPHERPQLAGLLEALHRPTDIASRSTFSGHVTCGAIVVDPLGRVLHVLHLASGKVLAPGGHAESDDQSLAEATLRELHEETGIPPQAVAPWPGYEAMPFDIDIHNIDAHPGKGEPSHQHFDFRFLFRLRTATEVPVVLQEEEVGGIEWRSLDKVASPSLRDKLLKLTPAVEPETANASALIYNDRGEYLLHLRDYFPGQIWEPGMWSLLGGGREPQDTTLEHTVRRELDEEAGLHIPDLTPFGTEEAVDAAGATLPIAIYAGTWNGDPRELRLTEGVMLAWFTPDDLHRLRITPSTSDLVRRHAATSPAIASTLTSHVAHSSVAERRPASPSGTVPNVIGVHLYLERPDGTVLLGLRHPDSAFAPSTWHTLAGHCEQESAITCLIREAREEAGLLIEPQDVELVHVVHLVDRVGDQPRLGLFFRARAWRGEPQPCEPAKCTEWRFWDPTALPAALVPYTRGVIEAIRAGHLYSETGWA; from the coding sequence ATGCCGCTGTCGCACCACCACATCCGCACCACCGTCGAGACCTACCTCGCTCGCCACCCTCACGAGCGACCACAGCTCGCCGGTCTCCTGGAAGCCCTCCACCGGCCCACCGACATCGCCAGCCGCTCCACCTTCTCCGGACACGTCACCTGCGGCGCCATCGTCGTCGACCCCCTCGGCCGCGTCCTGCACGTGCTGCACCTGGCGAGCGGGAAGGTACTCGCTCCAGGCGGACACGCCGAATCCGACGACCAGTCCCTGGCAGAGGCGACCCTGCGGGAGCTGCACGAGGAGACCGGGATCCCACCCCAGGCCGTGGCACCGTGGCCCGGCTACGAGGCCATGCCGTTCGATATCGACATCCACAACATCGACGCCCACCCAGGCAAAGGCGAACCCAGCCACCAGCACTTCGACTTCCGCTTCCTCTTCCGCCTACGCACCGCCACAGAGGTGCCCGTGGTGCTGCAGGAAGAAGAAGTCGGCGGCATCGAGTGGCGGTCCCTAGACAAGGTGGCCTCCCCCTCCCTGCGCGACAAGCTGCTCAAGCTCACGCCCGCCGTCGAACCGGAGACGGCCAACGCCTCCGCCCTGATCTACAACGACCGCGGTGAATACCTGCTCCACCTGCGCGACTACTTCCCCGGCCAGATCTGGGAGCCGGGCATGTGGTCGCTCCTCGGCGGCGGCCGAGAACCCCAGGACACCACCCTGGAACACACCGTGCGACGCGAACTCGACGAAGAAGCCGGACTGCACATCCCCGACCTGACCCCGTTCGGCACCGAGGAAGCGGTCGACGCCGCCGGCGCGACCCTGCCCATCGCCATCTACGCCGGCACCTGGAACGGCGACCCCCGCGAACTCCGCCTGACGGAAGGAGTGATGCTTGCCTGGTTCACTCCCGATGACCTCCACCGGCTGCGCATCACACCATCCACCAGCGACCTCGTGCGACGCCACGCCGCCACCTCCCCAGCCATCGCGTCCACTCTCACCTCGCACGTCGCCCACTCATCGGTAGCCGAGCGTCGACCGGCCTCTCCCAGCGGCACCGTCCCCAACGTGATCGGCGTCCACCTCTATCTGGAGCGCCCCGACGGAACAGTGCTGCTCGGGCTTCGCCACCCCGATTCCGCGTTCGCACCCTCCACCTGGCACACCCTGGCAGGCCACTGCGAGCAGGAAAGCGCCATCACGTGCCTGATCAGGGAGGCACGCGAAGAGGCCGGCCTACTGATCGAGCCGCAGGACGTCGAACTCGTCCACGTTGTCCACCTCGTCGACCGGGTCGGGGACCAGCCTCGCCTGGGGCTCTTCTTCCGCGCTCGGGCCTGGAGGGGCGAGCCGCAACCATGCGAGCCGGCCAAGTGCACCGAGTGGAGATTCTGGGACCCGACCGCACTCCCGGCAGCCCTCGTCCCTTACACCCGGGGCGTCATCGAAGCCATCCGCGCCGGTCACCTCTACTCGGAGACAGGATGGGCATGA
- a CDS encoding UDP-glucuronic acid decarboxylase family protein produces MKLRRAVVTGGAGFLGSHLCERLIQEGVEVVCLDDLSSGSLENLKLCEVSGRLHVQQADISNGCAVKGPVDAVLHFASPASPVDYLRMPVHTMRTGSMGTFHALNLAKMSGARFLLASTSETYGNPQVHPQTEAYWGNVNPVGPRAVYDEAKRFAEALTVTYRRTYGVNAAIVRIFNTFGPRMRKEDGRAIPTFIGQALSGQNITIAGDGSQTRSFCYVDDLLDGVVRMLHSDHPGPVNLGNPEEVSVRQIAERIRKLTGSRSLFEFAPRPEDDPELRCPDITMARKLLGWTPQVSLDEGLKLTIDWFQEQLLTA; encoded by the coding sequence ATGAAATTACGACGTGCCGTTGTCACGGGCGGCGCCGGATTCTTAGGTTCACATCTCTGCGAACGGCTCATTCAAGAAGGCGTGGAGGTGGTGTGCCTGGACGACTTGAGTTCCGGGAGCTTAGAAAATCTGAAGTTATGCGAGGTATCCGGCAGGCTGCACGTCCAGCAGGCGGATATATCAAACGGATGCGCCGTCAAGGGCCCAGTGGACGCCGTGCTCCACTTCGCGTCTCCCGCTTCCCCAGTCGACTACCTGAGGATGCCGGTGCACACCATGCGCACGGGGTCGATGGGCACATTCCATGCGTTGAACCTAGCCAAAATGTCGGGCGCCCGGTTCCTGCTCGCCTCGACCAGTGAGACGTACGGTAACCCGCAGGTTCACCCTCAGACCGAGGCTTACTGGGGAAATGTCAACCCCGTGGGCCCGCGCGCTGTTTATGACGAAGCGAAACGCTTCGCAGAGGCTCTGACCGTCACCTACCGTCGAACGTACGGGGTCAATGCAGCGATCGTCCGCATTTTTAACACCTTCGGTCCGCGAATGCGGAAAGAAGACGGGCGGGCCATTCCCACCTTCATCGGTCAGGCGCTCTCCGGACAGAACATCACCATCGCTGGGGACGGTTCGCAGACCAGATCCTTTTGCTATGTCGACGACTTGCTGGACGGTGTCGTTCGCATGCTTCATTCTGACCACCCAGGTCCGGTGAACCTGGGGAACCCAGAAGAGGTATCGGTCCGGCAGATCGCCGAGCGCATCAGGAAACTGACTGGGTCACGGTCGCTCTTTGAGTTCGCGCCCCGTCCGGAGGATGACCCGGAGCTTCGGTGCCCGGACATCACCATGGCCAGAAAGCTTCTTGGATGGACGCCCCAGGTCTCTCTGGACGAGGGGCTGAAGCTGACAATCGACTGGTTTCAGGAGCAGCTTCTCACCGCTTGA
- a CDS encoding carbamoyltransferase C-terminal domain-containing protein: MRDHINANIKFREDFRPFAPAVLAADADEYFEGVTHSPYMISVATVPEALRKVIPAVVHRDGSARLQTVSQTDNKPFWLLLNHLKSLTGVPIALNTSLNRRGMPIVETPAQALSLLCETALDALVLDGFVVRRVQPERQVQPPAAQ; the protein is encoded by the coding sequence CTGCGTGACCACATCAACGCCAACATCAAGTTCCGAGAGGACTTCCGTCCGTTCGCGCCGGCGGTGCTGGCCGCCGACGCCGACGAGTACTTCGAGGGCGTCACGCACAGCCCCTACATGATCTCCGTCGCGACGGTCCCGGAGGCGCTGCGCAAAGTGATACCGGCCGTCGTGCACCGAGACGGTTCGGCCCGGCTGCAGACCGTGTCGCAGACGGACAACAAACCCTTCTGGCTGCTGCTGAACCACCTCAAGTCGCTCACGGGCGTGCCGATCGCGCTGAACACGTCGCTGAACCGCCGCGGTATGCCGATCGTGGAAACACCGGCCCAGGCGCTGTCACTGCTGTGTGAGACAGCACTCGACGCCCTGGTACTGGACGGCTTCGTCGTCCGTCGTGTCCAGCCCGAGCGCCAGGTCCAGCCGCCGGCCGCTCAGTGA
- a CDS encoding condensation domain-containing protein — protein sequence MTSFEVHFTGCATRSGGITWAQQDIYGFVYGGHGQAGQDSPDLRGVVDPECEPSTDDCRSAIRILVSRHEALRTTFTAGDGDFLAQHVSDEGTIPVLVDDVDGVGAGQEERAVSRLTDLLTNRQIDVTAELPLRIGLVTASRTVRRIVVVISRMVVDGWGFENLLQDLVREVVMVRRAGGAPPRAFQQLDQWEWERSEHGAMRAKAALAYRSELLEKSAASPDPRSVPGAPMGRMRRGGLSLGAEFTASLRQASSSLSMSTSALLLTSCALAASDTLGAADLLLHLHCANRFDPPRIRSVTRLKSMSLMPYRRESQVLSAEAKRVWRAALVAYQHAQVPQARRRRSSGGRRTAS from the coding sequence GTGACTTCCTTCGAAGTTCATTTCACCGGCTGCGCCACTCGATCCGGTGGGATCACCTGGGCACAGCAGGACATTTACGGGTTCGTCTACGGAGGACACGGCCAGGCAGGCCAGGACAGTCCTGATCTGCGGGGTGTGGTCGATCCGGAATGCGAACCGTCGACCGATGACTGTAGGTCGGCGATCCGGATTCTGGTCAGTCGTCACGAGGCCCTGCGGACCACGTTCACAGCGGGCGACGGAGATTTCCTCGCACAGCACGTCTCGGACGAGGGAACGATTCCGGTACTCGTCGATGATGTGGACGGTGTGGGAGCCGGCCAGGAAGAGCGGGCGGTCTCCAGGCTGACCGATCTGCTCACCAACCGACAGATAGACGTCACCGCCGAGTTACCGCTCCGAATAGGGCTCGTGACGGCCTCGCGTACGGTCCGCCGGATCGTCGTGGTGATATCCCGGATGGTGGTCGACGGGTGGGGCTTCGAGAACCTGCTGCAGGATCTCGTACGAGAAGTGGTCATGGTTCGTAGAGCCGGTGGTGCTCCGCCCCGAGCGTTCCAGCAACTCGACCAGTGGGAGTGGGAGCGCTCCGAACACGGCGCGATGCGTGCGAAGGCCGCCCTCGCCTACCGCAGCGAGCTGCTTGAGAAGAGCGCGGCGAGTCCTGACCCACGGTCGGTGCCAGGTGCTCCTATGGGGCGCATGCGACGTGGTGGGCTGTCACTCGGGGCGGAGTTCACCGCGTCCTTGAGACAAGCGTCGAGTTCCCTGTCGATGAGTACGTCCGCGCTGCTGCTGACTTCCTGCGCACTGGCCGCGTCGGACACCCTGGGAGCGGCCGACCTCCTGCTCCATCTGCATTGCGCAAACAGATTCGATCCGCCCCGGATCCGCTCCGTGACCCGGCTGAAGAGCATGTCCTTGATGCCGTACCGGCGGGAATCACAGGTCCTTTCGGCGGAGGCGAAGCGGGTCTGGAGGGCGGCCCTGGTGGCGTACCAGCACGCTCAGGTCCCCCAGGCGAGGCGGCGGAGATCATCCGGCGGGCGAAGAACCGCTTCCTAG